A genomic stretch from Rhodomicrobium vannielii ATCC 17100 includes:
- a CDS encoding sensor histidine kinase, with amino-acid sequence MAVKRRGLKPDRRGRIRRSGAKLRLAVAISACGAVIGTVLFFCAVVNEARSYAESRAWNHVSTLSAAFEEQARANLEMVASAIQFLKPQFAEHGTSVSLIDWRTYLPALASSSTTVQIAFVGSDGKLLASSLTQDPPPIDLSDREHIRVQLEGRPGLYVGKPVIGRISRQWTIQITDRVEGSDGKLAGIIVFSLSPDSLTTLQRSINLGKSGSLMLVGTDGVIRTSFANWQKTDVALVGTTYPNLQALTGGQLAGQRRVHDPLNGSQTFFRWRKVGDYPLLVLSGIAEPEVYAAVNRAAAKLGALCASVLALLLSLSWVLAREIARRVEREVALYDGSRRLALANDSLRRRHRQLGRTSAALAAERERLQHINVELKTAKEQADEANRLKTAFLMNMSHEFRTPMHAILNYAAFGLKAARGSDEARLERCLTNIQTAGDRLLGMLNALLDLSKLESAWSDLDKERGNLMDVAHSAGVELGSLVEEKALRLRFEAQTSDLEAVFDARRMMQVFVNLFSNAIKFSPKGGTITVTMSDDAMPDGGEAIHCHIEDHGLGIPEDELERVFDKFTQSSKTDTGAGGSGLGLTICREIVRLHGGRIWAAPSANGASIHFIIPRAGPDQIKPTRS; translated from the coding sequence ATGGCGGTTAAGCGGCGCGGTCTCAAACCTGACAGGCGGGGGCGCATCCGGCGTTCGGGCGCCAAACTCAGGCTCGCGGTCGCGATCTCCGCATGCGGCGCGGTGATCGGCACCGTTCTTTTCTTCTGCGCTGTCGTCAACGAGGCGCGCTCTTACGCGGAAAGCCGCGCCTGGAACCATGTCTCCACCCTTTCGGCCGCGTTCGAAGAGCAGGCGCGCGCAAACCTTGAGATGGTCGCGAGCGCGATTCAGTTTCTCAAGCCACAATTCGCGGAGCACGGAACGAGCGTGAGCCTGATCGACTGGCGGACCTATCTCCCAGCCCTGGCCTCATCCTCAACCACGGTGCAGATCGCCTTCGTCGGGTCGGACGGAAAGCTGCTTGCATCGTCTCTTACCCAAGACCCGCCGCCAATAGACCTCTCGGATCGCGAACACATCCGGGTGCAATTGGAGGGGCGACCCGGCCTCTATGTCGGCAAGCCGGTGATCGGCCGCATCTCGCGGCAATGGACGATCCAGATCACGGACCGGGTGGAAGGCTCGGACGGGAAGCTTGCGGGCATCATCGTCTTTTCGCTTTCGCCGGACTCGCTGACGACGCTTCAGCGATCGATCAACCTCGGCAAAAGCGGCAGCCTGATGCTTGTGGGGACGGACGGCGTCATCCGTACATCCTTCGCCAACTGGCAGAAGACCGACGTCGCCCTCGTGGGAACGACATACCCGAACCTGCAGGCACTCACCGGCGGCCAACTCGCCGGGCAAAGACGCGTCCATGATCCGCTGAATGGTTCCCAAACCTTTTTCCGCTGGCGCAAGGTCGGCGATTATCCGCTTCTGGTCTTGTCCGGGATCGCGGAGCCGGAGGTTTACGCCGCCGTCAACAGAGCAGCCGCCAAACTGGGAGCGCTATGCGCGAGCGTCCTGGCGCTTCTTCTCAGCCTGAGCTGGGTTCTAGCGCGTGAGATCGCGCGGCGCGTGGAACGGGAGGTCGCGCTTTACGATGGAAGTCGCAGGCTCGCGCTGGCGAATGACAGCCTGCGCCGCCGTCACCGCCAACTTGGCAGAACGAGCGCGGCTCTGGCAGCAGAGCGCGAGCGGCTTCAGCACATCAACGTGGAACTGAAAACCGCCAAGGAGCAGGCCGACGAAGCCAATCGGCTGAAGACCGCCTTTCTCATGAATATGAGCCATGAATTCAGGACGCCGATGCACGCGATCCTGAACTATGCCGCGTTCGGGTTGAAGGCTGCGCGCGGAAGCGACGAAGCGCGGCTGGAGAGGTGTCTTACGAACATACAAACGGCGGGCGACCGCCTTCTCGGCATGCTGAATGCGCTGCTCGATCTGTCCAAGCTCGAGTCGGCCTGGTCCGATCTGGACAAGGAGCGCGGAAACCTCATGGACGTTGCGCATAGCGCCGGAGTCGAACTCGGCTCGCTTGTCGAGGAGAAGGCTCTGCGCCTGCGATTTGAGGCACAAACCAGCGACCTTGAAGCCGTATTCGACGCGCGGCGCATGATGCAGGTTTTCGTCAATCTGTTCTCGAACGCGATCAAGTTTTCTCCGAAAGGCGGAACCATCACCGTCACGATGAGCGATGACGCGATGCCCGACGGCGGCGAGGCCATCCACTGTCATATCGAAGACCATGGTCTCGGTATCCCGGAAGACGAACTCGAACGCGTATTCGACAAATTCACCCAGAGCAGCAAGACGGACACCGGAGCGGGGGGCTCGGGGCTTGGCCTGACGATCTGCCGTGAAATCGTTCGACTGCACGGCGGCCGCATATGGGCAGCCCCTTCGGCAAACGGGGCATCGATCCATTTCATCATTCCCAGAGCCGGACCCGATCAGATTAAACCGACCCGATCCTGA
- the lepB gene encoding signal peptidase I, which produces MMSVKTEVTQEKDKKESSAYDLAVVLLQAIAIAIVIRIFLFQPFNIPSGSMIPTLLVGDYLFVSKYSYGYSKYSFPFGAGMFNGRILASDPNRGDVIVFKTPRDNSTDYIKRLVGLPGDRIQMIGGQLYVNGEGVKRERAPDAVMDTKCGPNQTVHQYRETLPSGRSYLTQKLSETCRLGRFGAADDTEVFVVPPQHYFFLGDNRDDSADSRFFDGNGIGYVPSENLVGRARVLFFSLDESATWLAPWRWPLEIRWSRIGTVIH; this is translated from the coding sequence ATGATGAGCGTGAAAACCGAAGTGACCCAAGAGAAGGATAAGAAGGAGAGCAGTGCGTACGATCTCGCGGTCGTCCTTCTTCAGGCCATCGCCATCGCGATCGTGATCCGCATCTTCCTTTTCCAGCCGTTCAATATTCCATCCGGCTCCATGATCCCGACGCTGCTCGTCGGCGATTATCTGTTCGTCTCGAAATACAGCTACGGCTACAGCAAATACTCCTTCCCCTTCGGAGCGGGGATGTTCAACGGGCGGATCCTCGCGTCCGATCCCAACCGCGGCGATGTCATCGTCTTCAAGACGCCTCGCGACAATTCCACCGATTACATCAAGCGCCTTGTCGGGTTGCCCGGCGACCGCATCCAGATGATCGGCGGGCAACTCTATGTCAACGGCGAGGGCGTGAAGCGCGAGCGCGCGCCCGACGCGGTGATGGATACGAAATGCGGGCCGAATCAGACGGTGCACCAGTATCGCGAGACGCTGCCGAGCGGTCGCAGCTATCTGACGCAAAAGCTTTCGGAAACCTGCCGCCTCGGTCGGTTCGGCGCGGCTGACGACACGGAAGTGTTTGTCGTGCCGCCGCAGCACTACTTTTTCCTCGGCGACAACCGCGACGATTCCGCCGACAGCCGCTTCTTCGATGGAAACGGCATCGGCTATGTTCCCTCGGAGAACCTCGTGGGCCGCGCCCGCGTGCTGTTCTTCTCCCTTGACGAGTCTGCGACCTGGCTCGCCCCTTGGCGCTGGCCCCTGGAGATCCGCTGGTCGCGGATCGGAACCGTGATTCACTGA
- the rnc gene encoding ribonuclease III yields MPIKKPRVEELEASLGYKFQERGLLAEALTHSSARSEKGGRDNERLEFLGDRVLGLSIAALLFERFPKAREVELARHFNALVCKTTCAEVALKLELGPHLVMAPSEARSGGRKKDVILADAVEALLGAISVDGGFAAAETVVHRHWEPFIASSEPPAPDAKTALQEFAQSQKRGLPDYHEVERSGADHAPNFTVEVRVQGLKPERGTGSSLKKAQQAAAEALLKREGVGQPEREHA; encoded by the coding sequence TTGCCTATCAAGAAACCACGCGTCGAGGAGCTCGAAGCTTCGCTCGGCTATAAATTCCAGGAACGGGGCCTTCTCGCGGAGGCCCTTACCCATTCGAGTGCGCGCAGCGAAAAGGGCGGCCGCGACAACGAGCGGCTGGAGTTTCTGGGCGACCGGGTGCTCGGCCTTTCGATCGCCGCGCTGCTCTTCGAGCGCTTCCCCAAAGCGCGCGAGGTGGAGCTGGCCCGACATTTCAACGCGCTCGTCTGCAAGACGACGTGCGCCGAAGTGGCGTTGAAGCTTGAGCTTGGCCCGCATCTCGTCATGGCGCCGAGCGAGGCGCGGTCCGGCGGGCGGAAGAAGGACGTTATCCTCGCCGACGCCGTGGAAGCGCTGCTGGGAGCAATTTCGGTCGATGGCGGTTTTGCAGCGGCGGAAACCGTCGTGCATCGCCACTGGGAGCCGTTCATCGCCTCAAGCGAGCCGCCCGCCCCCGATGCCAAGACGGCGCTTCAGGAATTCGCGCAAAGCCAGAAGCGCGGCTTGCCTGATTATCATGAGGTCGAGCGTTCCGGAGCCGATCACGCGCCGAACTTTACGGTCGAGGTCAGGGTGCAGGGATTGAAGCCGGAGCGCGGCACGGGCTCGTCGCTCAAGAAGGCACAGCAGGCCGCGGCGGAAGCGCTCCTGAAGCGCGAAGGCGTCGGCCAACCGGAACGAGAACATGCCTGA
- a CDS encoding carbohydrate porin, with amino-acid sequence MRRHQPGSSALCGGRHFKAITICTACLAGALLIPALNATPALADEKDGLPEQSIATSLDGGPDKDARAALAAKGVTYGINYIGEVWTNSGGREDVTTYLGRLEILVDADLEKLWGPKGLTFHVNGYQIHGAGLEKYLGYPLDFISSIEALPSSRLFELWLEQKFGERVSVRAGQLAVDSEFMTSETAGKFLNSSFGWPAIWSTDLPNGGNAYPLATPGARVKVEMTDKLTFLGAIYNGNPAGCLDGQRCNRNGIDFRTQDPPFVIEEVQYKYNQRAKGVEKDGGNKGKENASTDLLSLPGIIKFGAWQHFDNFRDVYSGTLIDADINVSPRGFWGNYGFYALVDQQIYRLANDPENGVFVFTRIAAAPSERNIVSFYIDGGVFFRGFVPGRSEDTFGAAQTYVQVSGDASDADRYIADYTDPSYRVRNFEAVAEVFYKFQIAPGFAVQPDLQYMWNPGGGIAENKDAVYGGVRVSIAY; translated from the coding sequence GTGAGACGACATCAACCAGGTTCAAGCGCCCTTTGCGGAGGCAGGCATTTCAAAGCCATCACGATCTGCACCGCATGCCTTGCAGGCGCCCTGCTGATCCCGGCTCTAAACGCGACCCCCGCACTTGCTGACGAAAAAGACGGCCTGCCCGAGCAATCCATCGCCACGAGCCTCGATGGCGGACCCGACAAGGATGCGCGCGCCGCGTTGGCAGCGAAAGGCGTCACATACGGCATTAACTACATCGGTGAAGTCTGGACCAATTCCGGCGGCCGGGAAGACGTCACCACCTACCTCGGCCGACTTGAAATCCTCGTCGATGCCGATCTCGAAAAGCTGTGGGGGCCCAAGGGGCTGACATTCCACGTGAACGGCTATCAGATCCACGGAGCGGGACTCGAAAAATATCTCGGCTACCCGCTCGATTTCATCAGCTCCATTGAGGCGCTGCCTTCCTCACGGCTTTTCGAACTCTGGCTCGAACAGAAGTTCGGAGAGCGCGTGTCGGTGCGCGCCGGTCAACTCGCGGTCGACAGCGAGTTTATGACCTCCGAAACCGCCGGCAAGTTCTTGAACTCCTCATTCGGCTGGCCCGCTATCTGGTCGACCGACCTGCCGAATGGCGGAAACGCGTATCCTCTGGCGACGCCCGGCGCGCGTGTGAAAGTCGAGATGACGGACAAGCTGACCTTTCTCGGGGCGATCTACAATGGCAATCCGGCTGGCTGTCTAGACGGGCAGCGCTGCAACCGCAATGGCATCGACTTCCGCACGCAAGACCCGCCCTTCGTCATTGAGGAAGTACAGTACAAATATAATCAGCGCGCGAAAGGCGTGGAAAAGGACGGCGGCAATAAGGGTAAGGAAAATGCCTCAACCGATCTTCTGAGCCTCCCCGGTATCATAAAGTTCGGGGCGTGGCAGCACTTCGACAATTTCCGGGATGTATATTCGGGAACGCTCATCGATGCCGATATCAATGTGTCGCCGAGGGGGTTTTGGGGAAATTACGGCTTTTACGCGCTGGTCGATCAGCAGATTTATCGGCTGGCCAACGATCCAGAGAACGGTGTCTTCGTTTTTACGCGCATCGCGGCTGCGCCCTCGGAACGCAACATCGTGAGTTTCTACATCGACGGCGGCGTCTTCTTCCGAGGTTTTGTTCCAGGCCGTTCGGAAGACACCTTTGGCGCGGCGCAGACATATGTCCAGGTCTCGGGCGATGCAAGCGATGCGGATCGTTACATCGCGGATTATACAGACCCCTCCTATCGTGTGCGCAATTTCGAAGCCGTGGCGGAAGTCTTCTACAAGTTTCAGATCGCGCCAGGCTTCGCAGTCCAGCCGGATCTGCAATATATGTGGAATCCGGGCGGCGGCATCGCGGAGAACAAGGACGCGGTCTACGGCGGCGTTCGTGTCAGCATCGCCTATTGA
- a CDS encoding 2'-deoxycytidine 5'-triphosphate deaminase — protein sequence MTSSLSVKASGILPSQAIAKLVAEGAIAASAPIGEGQIQPASLDLRLGRRAFRVRASFIPGPGTKTEDQIERFKLHTIDLGPGAVLEVGCVYVAEIDESLALPLFLSGIANPKSSTGRLDVFTRVIADHGPGFDQTGAGYKGRLWLEICPQTFPILVRTGSRLSQIRFRDANGGGAAASAEAGGQPRDVALSVELGGEPGALIGYRAKRHTGVIDVDRAGAYDIEEFWEPIAATHHHRLILDPDEFYILASKEAVRVPATHAAEMEPFNALMGEFRVHYAGFFDPGFGMAEAGGHGSRAVLEVRSHKVPFILEDGQLIGRLSYEPLSEPPARLYGHDIGSHYQAQSLKLSKHFRAI from the coding sequence ATGACCTCTTCCCTGAGCGTGAAAGCGTCCGGCATTCTACCCTCACAGGCCATTGCGAAGCTCGTCGCCGAGGGCGCGATTGCGGCTTCCGCCCCCATCGGCGAGGGGCAGATCCAGCCCGCGAGCCTCGATCTTCGGCTTGGCCGCCGCGCATTTCGCGTGCGCGCCAGCTTCATTCCGGGGCCGGGGACGAAGACGGAAGACCAGATCGAGCGCTTCAAGCTGCACACCATCGACCTCGGCCCCGGCGCGGTGCTCGAAGTCGGTTGCGTGTATGTAGCGGAAATCGACGAGTCGCTCGCGCTGCCGCTGTTCCTTTCCGGCATCGCCAACCCGAAAAGCTCGACCGGGCGCCTCGATGTATTCACGCGCGTCATCGCCGACCACGGTCCCGGCTTCGATCAGACCGGCGCGGGCTACAAGGGGCGGCTCTGGCTCGAAATCTGCCCGCAGACCTTCCCGATCCTCGTGCGGACGGGATCGCGCCTCTCGCAAATCCGGTTCCGTGACGCGAACGGCGGCGGTGCCGCGGCATCCGCCGAGGCAGGCGGCCAGCCGCGCGATGTCGCATTGTCCGTCGAGCTGGGCGGCGAGCCGGGCGCGCTGATCGGCTATCGAGCCAAGCGCCACACCGGCGTCATCGACGTGGACCGCGCGGGCGCCTACGACATCGAGGAGTTCTGGGAGCCGATCGCGGCTACCCATCACCACCGCCTGATCCTCGACCCGGACGAGTTCTACATCCTCGCCTCGAAGGAGGCGGTGCGCGTGCCTGCCACCCACGCCGCCGAGATGGAGCCATTCAATGCGCTGATGGGCGAATTTCGCGTGCATTATGCGGGGTTCTTCGATCCCGGCTTCGGCATGGCGGAGGCTGGCGGTCATGGCAGCCGCGCGGTGCTGGAAGTGCGCAGCCACAAGGTGCCGTTCATCCTCGAAGACGGTCAGCTGATCGGGCGGCTGAGCTACGAACCGCTCTCGGAGCCGCCCGCGCGCCTCTACGGGCACGACATCGGATCGCACTATCAGGCGCAGTCGCTGAAGCTGTCGAAGCACTTTCGCGCCATCTGA
- the era gene encoding GTPase Era produces MPENKKNKTDALEDNEHVEDETAEATGTAEQDRPQVPVYERRRLSEEDGGPVPAPGAESGERPSAGAGSRCGFAAVIGAPNAGKSTLVNALVGAKVSIVTHKAQTTRTRVRGIALDGEAQIVLVDTPGIFAPKRRLDRAMVETAWTEAREADVAVLVVDAARGFDDTVDPIVNEAANLKIPLILALNKVDKIHKEKLLALAGEASERLKLESLFMISALSGDGVEDLRGFLATRMPYGPWLFPEDQIADAPLRQWAAEITREKMFIRLHEEIPYSSTVETTSWKSVRKGAVRIEQTIFVERESQRKIVLGAKGQAIKHISMEARKEIEEAIETPVHLFLFVKVRENWADDPERYREMGLDFPKK; encoded by the coding sequence ATGCCTGAGAACAAGAAGAACAAGACTGACGCTCTCGAAGACAACGAGCATGTCGAGGACGAAACCGCCGAAGCGACAGGCACCGCAGAGCAAGATCGCCCGCAAGTGCCCGTGTATGAGCGTCGGCGCCTGTCTGAAGAGGATGGCGGCCCGGTTCCCGCGCCAGGTGCGGAGAGCGGGGAACGGCCCTCAGCGGGCGCTGGAAGCCGCTGCGGCTTCGCGGCCGTGATCGGCGCGCCGAACGCGGGCAAATCCACGCTCGTCAATGCGCTAGTCGGCGCGAAAGTCTCCATCGTCACGCACAAGGCGCAGACGACGCGCACGCGCGTTCGCGGCATCGCGCTCGACGGCGAGGCGCAAATCGTGCTCGTCGACACGCCGGGCATCTTCGCGCCCAAGCGTCGGCTCGACCGCGCGATGGTGGAAACCGCCTGGACCGAGGCGCGCGAGGCGGATGTCGCCGTGCTCGTGGTGGACGCGGCGCGCGGCTTCGACGACACGGTCGATCCCATCGTGAACGAAGCGGCGAACCTCAAGATTCCGCTCATCCTGGCGCTGAACAAGGTGGACAAGATCCACAAGGAGAAGCTGCTGGCGCTCGCGGGCGAGGCGTCCGAGCGGCTCAAGCTTGAGAGTCTGTTCATGATCTCGGCGCTTTCGGGCGATGGCGTGGAAGATCTGCGAGGCTTTCTCGCCACGCGCATGCCCTATGGTCCGTGGCTCTTCCCGGAGGACCAGATCGCGGATGCGCCGCTGCGTCAGTGGGCTGCCGAAATCACACGCGAGAAGATGTTCATCCGGCTGCACGAGGAAATTCCGTATTCCTCCACCGTCGAAACGACGAGCTGGAAATCCGTTCGCAAGGGCGCCGTGCGCATCGAGCAGACGATTTTCGTGGAGCGCGAGAGCCAGCGGAAGATTGTGCTCGGGGCCAAAGGACAGGCGATCAAGCACATCTCCATGGAAGCGCGCAAGGAGATCGAAGAGGCCATCGAGACGCCGGTGCATCTCTTCCTGTTCGTGAAGGTGCGGGAAAACTGGGCCGACGATCCCGAACGCTATCGCGAGATGGGCCTCGATTTTCCCAAGAAATGA
- a CDS encoding tetratricopeptide repeat protein, which translates to MRFTAVVCGALALAGTVAHADGGTASDLCQSALRKAALPEAVALCSRAVDANPADARALTHRGGAFLALAQFERAYEDLARSAALDDGNPLTFYNLGVYFDKTKNPEKAVEAYSTAIRLSPGNPVGYYNRAKAYERLCRSGEALRDYQKIREIAPGMASARAIPTSVEACSSN; encoded by the coding sequence ATGCGTTTTACTGCGGTGGTCTGCGGCGCTCTTGCACTCGCCGGAACTGTTGCGCATGCTGACGGAGGCACGGCTTCAGACCTGTGCCAAAGCGCGCTTCGGAAAGCCGCGTTGCCGGAAGCTGTCGCGCTCTGCTCGCGGGCTGTGGACGCGAACCCGGCCGATGCACGGGCACTGACGCACCGAGGCGGCGCATTTCTCGCTCTGGCGCAATTCGAGCGCGCCTATGAGGATCTAGCCCGGTCAGCGGCGCTGGACGACGGAAATCCGCTGACCTTCTACAACCTCGGCGTTTATTTCGACAAGACGAAAAACCCCGAAAAAGCCGTGGAGGCCTACTCGACCGCCATCCGGCTTAGCCCCGGCAATCCCGTGGGATATTACAATCGCGCCAAGGCGTACGAACGCCTTTGCAGAAGCGGCGAGGCCCTGCGCGATTATCAGAAGATCCGGGAAATCGCTCCGGGGATGGCGAGCGCGCGTGCTATCCCGACTTCGGTGGAGGCGTGCTCGTCCAATTGA
- a CDS encoding GAF domain-containing sensor histidine kinase, producing MTDPTQPEALRDFAAVAAEEERLRALYELDLLDTRRERAFDQLVAFASSLFETPIALISLIDSHRQWFKGRLGFPYAETPRSVAFCDHTIRGSGVFVVEDATRNPIFCRNPLVTGEPHIRFYAGAPLTRRGGQNIGSLCVIDRRARTFSNHDAELLASLADMVVTLAEGRVRKRRLLRRVARLQILGRSERLRSDFLSHVSHELRTPMHVILSHVHSGLKITSKGGTWNAEKHLASIHTAGKRLLNLLNDLLDLQKLESGKAAFCFERGDLAEVCETAQSELSPLLSFKNLSLALVVETDNAQTLFDRNGLLQVIVNLLANAIKYSPQSGVITIVLSDATAPHHCAPGIMCAISDEGIGIPNDELESIFDKYAQGTNAKTLGGTGLGLSICRTIVSAHGGRIWAENGRGRGAVIKFVLPRAV from the coding sequence ATGACTGATCCGACGCAGCCGGAAGCTTTGCGGGATTTTGCCGCCGTTGCCGCGGAGGAGGAGCGTTTGCGTGCGCTCTACGAGCTCGACCTTCTCGATACGAGGCGAGAACGTGCTTTCGATCAACTCGTCGCCTTCGCCTCCAGTCTGTTCGAAACCCCCATCGCCCTGATCTCGCTCATCGACAGCCATCGTCAGTGGTTCAAGGGCAGGCTCGGCTTCCCTTACGCGGAAACGCCGAGAAGCGTGGCCTTTTGCGATCACACCATCCGGGGGAGCGGAGTCTTCGTCGTTGAAGATGCAACGCGAAACCCGATCTTCTGTCGAAACCCCCTTGTGACGGGCGAACCCCACATTCGCTTCTATGCGGGAGCGCCGCTCACACGGCGGGGTGGCCAGAACATCGGTTCGCTCTGCGTGATCGACCGGCGCGCGAGGACGTTTTCCAATCACGACGCCGAACTCCTTGCGAGCCTCGCGGATATGGTGGTGACGCTCGCCGAGGGCCGCGTCAGGAAGCGACGGCTCTTGAGGCGCGTCGCGCGCTTGCAGATCTTGGGGCGCAGCGAGCGGCTCAGGTCGGATTTCCTTTCCCACGTCTCCCACGAATTGCGCACGCCGATGCACGTAATTTTGAGCCACGTTCATAGCGGGCTGAAGATAACGTCGAAGGGCGGCACGTGGAATGCAGAGAAGCATCTCGCGAGCATTCACACAGCGGGAAAAAGGCTGCTCAACCTTCTCAACGACCTGCTCGACCTCCAGAAGCTGGAATCGGGCAAGGCGGCTTTTTGCTTCGAGCGCGGCGATCTCGCCGAAGTCTGCGAAACGGCGCAGTCGGAACTTTCCCCGCTTCTCTCGTTCAAGAACCTGTCCCTCGCGCTCGTCGTAGAGACCGATAACGCCCAAACCCTCTTCGACCGCAACGGACTTTTACAGGTGATCGTGAACCTTCTCGCGAACGCTATCAAATACTCGCCCCAGAGCGGCGTAATCACCATCGTGCTTTCCGACGCGACCGCACCCCACCATTGCGCCCCCGGTATCATGTGCGCGATCTCGGATGAGGGCATCGGCATTCCGAATGACGAACTCGAGTCCATATTCGACAAATATGCGCAAGGCACGAATGCCAAGACCCTCGGCGGAACGGGGCTCGGCCTGTCGATCTGCCGGACCATCGTTTCCGCGCACGGCGGGAGAATCTGGGCGGAGAACGGCCGCGGACGGGGCGCTGTCATCAAATTCGTGCTTCCCCGCGCCGTCTGA
- the recO gene encoding DNA repair protein RecO: MRWADDGIFLAGRPHGETSVIADIFTRANGRAKGLVKGGRSRRLRPLLQTGNTLGVEWRARLDDQLGVYTVELARATAANALDDPSALAGMTALAALLQVLAERDPHPALYDAAQDCLAHASDASFPAAFIRFELRFLNELGFGLNLATCAATGRADDLIYVSPKSGQAVCREAGEPYADRLLPLPAFLANAASAAAPSDAEIEAGLLLTGHFLAVHVFAESGKPLPTARDEFARTLRRRT, from the coding sequence ATGAGATGGGCTGACGATGGCATCTTCCTCGCAGGGCGCCCGCACGGCGAAACGAGCGTCATCGCCGACATTTTCACGCGCGCCAACGGCCGAGCCAAGGGGCTGGTTAAGGGTGGCCGGTCCCGCCGTCTTCGGCCGCTCCTCCAGACGGGAAACACGCTCGGCGTCGAATGGCGCGCCCGTCTCGACGACCAGCTCGGCGTCTATACCGTCGAACTCGCGCGAGCCACCGCCGCGAACGCGCTCGACGATCCGTCCGCGCTCGCGGGCATGACGGCTCTGGCCGCGCTCCTGCAAGTTCTGGCCGAACGCGATCCGCACCCCGCCCTTTACGACGCGGCGCAGGACTGCCTCGCGCATGCATCCGACGCAAGTTTCCCCGCCGCCTTCATCCGCTTCGAACTGCGCTTTCTGAACGAACTCGGCTTCGGCCTCAATCTCGCGACATGCGCCGCGACGGGGCGCGCGGACGACCTCATCTACGTCTCGCCGAAATCCGGTCAGGCGGTCTGTCGCGAGGCGGGCGAACCTTATGCGGACCGCCTGCTTCCATTGCCCGCCTTTCTTGCGAACGCGGCCAGCGCCGCCGCGCCGTCAGACGCGGAGATCGAAGCGGGATTGCTACTCACCGGTCATTTTCTCGCTGTGCATGTCTTCGCTGAAAGCGGCAAGCCGCTGCCCACGGCGCGAGATGAATTCGCGCGCACGCTCCGGCGCAGGACATGA
- a CDS encoding DedA family protein produces MDVLGSIQEFILVNKDLAGPILAVIAFGESLILVGLFFPATAIMLFTGGLIQKGMLDPTTVILWSIAGACLGDAVTYWFGRWIGPSVVHRWPLNREKEGVARARLFFRKYGFLSIFIGRFLGPVRSTIPLVAGIMRMRHLTFQIANVTSAIAWVPFMLLPGYFFAREVGDFTEVSTGGWVVIAAIVLALTALFTIIAVKVQGTSAKDRRKRRPSPDETSVPAE; encoded by the coding sequence GTGGACGTCCTCGGAAGTATCCAGGAATTCATCCTCGTTAATAAGGATCTGGCTGGGCCAATTCTCGCCGTCATCGCGTTCGGCGAATCCCTGATCCTGGTCGGTCTTTTCTTTCCCGCCACGGCGATCATGCTTTTCACTGGCGGTCTTATCCAGAAGGGCATGCTCGATCCCACGACGGTCATCTTGTGGTCCATTGCGGGCGCGTGCCTCGGCGATGCCGTCACTTACTGGTTCGGCCGCTGGATCGGCCCCAGCGTGGTGCATCGATGGCCGCTCAACCGCGAAAAAGAAGGCGTCGCGCGGGCGCGGCTTTTCTTCCGCAAATACGGGTTTCTTTCGATCTTCATCGGCCGTTTTCTCGGCCCGGTCCGGTCCACGATTCCGCTGGTCGCGGGCATCATGCGGATGCGTCACCTCACCTTCCAGATCGCGAACGTCACGTCCGCGATCGCGTGGGTGCCGTTCATGCTGCTTCCGGGCTATTTCTTCGCCCGGGAGGTCGGCGACTTTACCGAGGTGAGCACGGGAGGCTGGGTCGTCATCGCCGCTATCGTGCTCGCGCTTACGGCGCTGTTCACGATCATCGCGGTCAAGGTTCAGGGGACGAGTGCGAAGGATCGTCGCAAGCGGCGCCCATCACCCGACGAAACCAGCGTCCCGGCCGAGTAG